A genomic window from Chanodichthys erythropterus isolate Z2021 chromosome 1, ASM2448905v1, whole genome shotgun sequence includes:
- the ccna2 gene encoding cyclin-A2, with protein sequence MSSVGQTQGSAVHDSGADIHNQENMLSRLRGASKNRIENRENVNPKPGNRTVLGALENNPRRHPVLRGAKQVSGPQIIACKSEEHGRSFGEKPSARPPAFQIHVDEPDGACSNKLSTQRATMDCSPLTLNPTVTRLRQPLATIDLPMEASFDSPMDMSVIDGEERPTNVNEVSDYATEIHTHLREMEVKSKPKAGYMKKQPDITNSMRAILVDWLVEVGEEYKLQNETLYLAVNYIDRFLSSMSVLRGKLQLVGTAAMLLASKFEEIYPPEVAEFVYITDDTYTKKQVLRMEHLVLTVLSFDLAAPTINQFLTQFFLHQPVSSKVESLSMFLGELSLIDCDPFLKYLPSQTAAAAFILANHTLAGGSWSRALVEMTGYTLEDLMPCIQDLHQTYLGAAQHSQQAVREKYKGSKYHEVSLIEPPEKLMLN encoded by the exons ATGTCATCTGTCGGCCAAACACAAGGAAGCGCGGTTCATGATTCAGGGGCAGATATTCATAACCAGGAAAACATGCTTTCAAGACTACGCGGCGCATCAAAGAATCGGATTGAAAACCGGGAAAATGTCAATCCTAAACCAGGCAACAGGACTGTTCTGGGCGCCCTGGAGAACAATCCGCGCAGACATCCCGTTCTGCGCGGCGCTAAACAG gTCTCTGGGCCCCAAATAATTGCATGCAAATCTGAAGAACATGGCAGGAGCTTTGGCGAGAAGCCGTCCGCTAGGCCACCTGCTTTTCAGATTCATGTAGATGAGCCTGATGGTGCGTGCTCTAACAAACTGTCTACCCAAAGAGCAACCATGGATTGCTCCCCACTCACACTAAATCCCACCGTAACCCGCCTAAGGCAGCCCCTCGCCACTATCGATCTGCCAATGGAAGCCAGTTTTG ATTCCCCTATGGATATGTCAGTAATTGATGGTGAGGAGAGGCCCACAAATGTCAATGAAGTCTCTGATTATGCCACAGAAATACACACGCATTTGCGGGAAATGGAG GTCAAGTCAAAACCAAAAGCGggttacatgaagaaacagccTGACATCACAAACAGCATGCGTGCCATCCTAGTGGACTGGTTGGTGGAGGTGGGAGAGGAGTACAAGCTGCAGAACGAGACCCTCTACCTGGCTGTAAACTACATTGATCGCTTTCTGTCTTCCATGTCTGTCCTGAGAGGGAAACTACAGCTGGTGGGCACAGCTGCTATGCTTTTGGCTTC GAAGTTTGAGGAGATCTACCCCCCAGAGGTGGCAGAATTTGTTTACATCACTGATGACACCTACACAAAGAAACAAGTGTTGAGAATGGAGCATCTGGTGTTGACCGTTCTCTCGTTTGATCTTGCTGCTCCAACAATCAATCAGTTCCTCACCCAGTTTTTCTTGCACCAGCCTGTGAGCAGCAAAGTGGAAAGCTTGTCAATG tTTCTTGGTGAGCTGAGTTTGATAGATTGTGATCCCTTCCTGAAGTACCTCCCATCTCAAACGGCTGCTGCAGCTTTCATTTTGGCCAACCACACGCTTGCAGGTGGATCATGG TCGAGGGCACTTGTTGAGATGACTGGCTACACTTTGGAGGATCTTATGCCGTGCATTCAGGATCTACATCAGACCTACCTCGGTGCTGCTCAGCACTCACAGCAAGCTGTTAGGGAGAAATACAAGGGCTCAAA GTACCATGAAGTCTCTCTCATTGAGCCTCCAGAGAAGCTGATGCTGAACTAA
- the tmem33 gene encoding transmembrane protein 33: protein MADTEQRSPPPPPQAGPVQFLLSNKLETAMWLSRLFTVYCSIMFILPLLGPQAAANFYQRALLANALTSALRLHQRLPHFQLSRAFLAQALQEDSCHYLLYSLILVNSYPITMSIFPVFLFSLLHATTYSKKVLDSVGPNSLMFVRNFLNKLTANQQNILKFIACNEIFLMPATVFMLFSGQGSLLQPFIYYRFLTLRYTSRRNPYCRTLFTELRILLEHFVMKPSCPAFFRRMCLNSIAFISRLAPTGV, encoded by the exons ATGGCAGACACAGAGCAAAGGAGTCCACCTCCTCCCCCTCAGGCTGGACCTGTG CAATTCCTCTTGAGTAATAAGCTGGAAACGGCTATGTGGCTGTCACGGCTGTTCACTGTCTACTGCTCCATCATGTTCATTCTGCCCTTGCTTGG GCCCCAAGCAGCTGCTAACTTCTATCAGAGGGCATTGCTGGCAAACGCCTTGACCAGCGCTCTGCGTCTCCACCAGAGACTTCCTCACTTTCAGCTGAGCAGAGCCTTCCTGGCACAGGCCTTACAGGAGGACAGCTGCCACTATCTCCTCTACTCCCTTATCTTAGTCAACTCCTACCCTATTACAA TGAGCATATTTCCTGTGTTCCTCTTCTCACTTCTCCACGCCACCACCTATAGTAAAAAAGTCCTTGAT TCTGTGGGTCCAAACAGCCTTATGTTTGTGAGGAACTTTCTGAACAAGCTCACAGCCAACCAGCAGAACATCCTAAAGTTTATTGCTTGCAATGAGATCTTCTTGATGCCAGCCACAGTCTTCATGCTCTTCAG TGGCCAGGGCAGTTTGCTTCAGCCCTTCATCTACTATCGGTTTCTCACTCTGCGCTATACCTCAAGGCGCAACCCATACTGCCG GACTCTGTTCACCGAGCTGAGGATCTTACTGGAGCATTTTGTGATGAAGCCCAGCTGCCCTGCCTTCTTCAGGAGGATGTGCCTCAACAGCATTGCTTTCATTAGCCGCCTTGCTCCCACCGGTGTTTAA
- the bbs7 gene encoding Bardet-Biedl syndrome 7 protein yields the protein MELNLNHVDYLQVGVTSQKTMKLLPTVGRKATQKVAVADHDGVVTCFGMKKGEAVPVFKSLPGQKISRLELGGALGTPQEKIFVSSGSEVRGYTKKGKQFLTFEANLTESINAMHVSGADLFVCASYIYNHYCDCKDQDYYLSGDKINDVLCLPVETVGRIVPILACQDRVLRVLQGSDLQYDVEVPGPPTVLELLNRDGGKGGEEVLYGTADGKLGLVRITKSGPITSWELDNEKKKGGVLCIDTFDITGDGVKDILVGRDDGTVEVYGLDGSNEPTLRFENVLSESVTSIQGGCVGKEMYDEVLTTTYTGWVSGLTTEPQQMVAGPGDEIKMSRETQGKVATLRAELEQLQLKVLQGREKYQQSSHSSTAVSAVPVFSINDKFTLCQDDASYSLTLEVQTAIDNLLLQSDVPIDLLDVDKNSAVVSFSECDSESNGNFLLATYRCQANTTRLELKVRSIEGQYGTLQAYVTPRLQPKTCQVRQYQIKPLSLHQRTHSIDQDRPVNTLRLTGQFSFAEIHSWVVFCLPEVPEKTPAGDSITFYFQNTFLGTQLEATYCKGEGNFKSDNISTISILKDVLSKEATKRKINLNISYEVNEDSVSHTLRMIHPKLEYQLILAKKVQLIDALKELQVHEGNADFLIPEYRSILDESAQLLEEYKKQPAHLERLYGMITDLFIDKFKFKGQNVKTKVSQLLAILNNYELESLMEFFSEA from the exons CCTGTGTTCAAATCACTCCCAGGACAGAAGATCTCCAGACTTGAGCTTGGAGGAGCGTTAGGTACCCCACAGGAAAAGATCTTTGTGAGCTCTGGCTCTGAAGTGAGGGGATATACAAAAAAGGGCAAACAGTTCCTTACATTTGAAGCCAACCTAACAGAGAGCATCAATGCCAT GCATGTTTCAGGGGcagatctgtttgtgtgtgccaGTTACATTTATAACCATTACTGTGACTGCAAGGATCAGGACTACTACCTGTCAGGGGACAAGATCAATGACGTCTTGTGTTTACCTGTGGAGACAGTGGGCCGCATTGTGCCCATCTTGGCCTGCCAGGACAGAGTACTTAGAGTATTGCAG GGATCTGACCTTCAGTACGATGTAGAAGTTCCTGGACCTCCAACTGTTCTAGAACTTCTTAACAGAGATGGAG GAAAAGGTGGTGAAGAGGTTCTTTATGGAACAGCTGATGGGAAACTGGGTCTTGTGCGAATAACCAAATCTGGACCAATTACTAGTTGGGAACTGGATAATGAGAAGAAAAAAGGAG GTGTGCTTTGCATCGATACCTTTGACATTACTGGTGATGGTGTAAAGGACATCCTGGTGGGAAGGGATGACGGGACTGTGGAGGTCTATGGTTTGGATGGTTCAAACGAACCAACACTGCGATTTGAGAAT GTTTTGTCTGAGAGTGTCACATCAATCCAGGGGGGTTGTGTCGGAAAGGAAATGTATGATGAAGTTCTTACAACAACTTACACAG GGTGGGTGTCAGGTCTCACCACAGAGCCTCAGCAGATGGTAGCAGGCCCGGGGGATGAGATCAAGATGAGCCGGGAGACCCAGGGCAAGGTGGCCACGCTCCG GGCTGAGTTGGAGCAGTTGCAGTTGAAAGTATTGCAGGGGAGAGAAAAATACCAGCAGAGCTCTCATTCAAGCACGGCTGTGTCCGCTGTGCCAGTCTTTAGCATCAATGACAAGTTCACATTGTGCCAGGATGATGCCAGCTACAGCCTCACACTAGAGGTGCAGACTGCCATTGACAACCTGCTGCTACAG AGTGATGTTCCAATTGACCTGCTGGATGTTGATAAGAATTCAGCAGTGGTCAGTTTCAGTGAATGTGATTCAGAG TCAAACGGGAACTTCCTCCTCGCCACCTACAGGTGCCAAGCAAATACCACTAGGCTGGAATTGAAG GTCAGGTCTATAGAGGGTCAGTATGGCACCCTTCAGGCTTATGTGACACCAAGGCTTCAGCCCAAAACCTGCCAAGTGCGACAGTACCAGATCAAACCTCTTTCCCTCCACCAGAGGACACACTCAATCGACCAAGATCG GCCTGTGAACACCTTGAGACTGACAGGACAGTTCAGTTTTGCAGAGATCCATTCGTGGGTTGTGTTCTGTCTGCCTGAGGTCCCAGAGAAAACCCCGGCAGGAGACAGCATCACCTTCTACTTTCAAAACACTTTCTTGGGAACACAGCTAGAAGCCACCTATTG TAAAGGTGAAGGAAACTTCAAATCAGACAACATTTCTACCATATCAATACTGAAGGATGTTTTGTCCAAAGAGGCCACTAAGCGAAAAATCAATCTGAATATATCCTACG AAGTGAATGAAGACTCTGTGAGCCATACTCTTCGAATGATTCATCCCAAGCTAGAGTATCAGCTGATTTTGGCCAAAAAAGTTCAGCTTATTGATGCTTTAAAG GAGCTGCAGGTGCATGAGGGGAATGCAGATTTTCTGATTCCAGAGTATCGCAGTATATTGGATGAATCTGCCCAGCTCTTAGAAGAATATAAGAAACAGCCTGCTCACTTAGAAAGACTGTATG GTATGATCACTGATCTTTTCATTGACAAGTTCAAATTTAAAGGACAAAATGTCAAAACAAAGGTTTCACAGCTGCTTGCGATTTTGAACAACTATGAACTCGAGTCTTTGATGGAATTTTTCAGTGAAGCTTAA